From a region of the Citricoccus muralis genome:
- the prpB gene encoding methylisocitrate lyase, with the protein MLYSSLTAAEKRVRLRQLLQPGAAVQFPGAYTPLSGKLVEEQGFQGLYISGAVLANELALPDIGLTTLTEVAQRAGQIARVTDLPAIVDADTGFGEPMNVARTIQELENAGLAGCHIEDQINPKRCGHLDNKAVVDLATATQRVAAAASARRDENFLIMARTDIRGVDGAGGLNAAIDRAKALADAGADSIFPEAMKDLSEFEAVCNAVDVPVLANMTEFGKSELFTREQLASAGVALVIYPVTLLRSALGAMERTLSTIRSEGTQQGAVGEMLTRARLYELVDYEGYNGFDSSVFNFPVPGLETRTDSGADA; encoded by the coding sequence ATGCTGTATTCGTCACTGACTGCCGCCGAGAAGCGAGTTCGCCTGCGGCAACTGCTGCAGCCCGGTGCCGCCGTGCAGTTCCCCGGTGCCTATACGCCCCTCTCCGGCAAACTGGTGGAGGAGCAGGGGTTCCAGGGGCTGTACATCTCCGGTGCGGTGCTGGCCAACGAGTTGGCCCTGCCGGACATCGGCCTGACCACGCTGACGGAGGTGGCCCAGCGGGCCGGGCAAATCGCCCGCGTCACGGACCTGCCAGCCATCGTGGACGCGGACACCGGTTTCGGAGAGCCGATGAACGTGGCCCGGACCATCCAGGAACTGGAGAACGCCGGGCTCGCCGGATGTCACATCGAGGACCAGATCAACCCCAAGCGCTGCGGCCACCTGGACAACAAGGCCGTGGTGGACCTGGCCACGGCCACCCAGCGGGTGGCGGCGGCTGCGAGCGCCCGCCGGGACGAGAACTTCCTGATCATGGCCCGCACCGATATCCGCGGGGTGGACGGCGCCGGCGGGCTGAACGCCGCTATCGACCGGGCCAAGGCCCTGGCAGACGCCGGCGCGGACTCCATCTTCCCGGAGGCCATGAAGGACCTGTCCGAGTTCGAGGCCGTCTGCAACGCGGTGGACGTGCCCGTACTGGCCAACATGACCGAGTTCGGCAAGTCCGAGCTGTTCACCCGCGAACAGTTGGCCTCCGCCGGCGTGGCCCTGGTGATCTACCCGGTGACACTGTTGCGCTCGGCCCTCGGTGCCATGGAGCGCACCTTGTCCACCATCCGCTCCGAGGGTACCCAGCAGGGCGCCGTCGGTGAGATGCTGACCAGGGCACGCCTCTACGAGCTCGTGGACTACGAGGGCTACAACGGCTTCGATTCCTCCGTCTTCAATTTCCCGGTTCCGGGGTTGGAGACCCGGACGGACTCCGGCGCAGACGCCTGA
- a CDS encoding MmgE/PrpD family protein has translation MINHDVRVYRSEENLQRQDQLAWKMAEVATDTVAIDPEVEEMVINRIIDNASVAIASLNRGPIVAARAQALTHAPTSGGQGASVFGITEKVSPEWAAWANGVAVRELDYHDTFLAAEYSHPGDNIPPILAVAQHSGASGADLIRGIATGYELQVDLVKAICLHAHKIDHVAHLGPSASAGIGTLLGLDTETIFQAIGQGLHTTTATRQSRKGEISTWKAHAPAFAGKMAVESADRAMRGQTSPVPIYEGEDGVIAWMLDGPDAQYTVPLPEPGEAKRAILDTYTKEHSAEYQAQAWIDLARKLYGEHPELADPANVASIVIHTSHHTHYVIGSGANDPQKYDPKASRETLDHSIPYIFTVALQDGAWHHVDSYSPERAGRPDTVELWHKVTTEEDQEWTRRYHSLDISEKAFGGRVVITTASGETITDEIAVADAHPLGARPFAREQYIHKFRTLAEGLVSPEEIERFLDAAQRTASLGAGELDQLNITAAPGVIDLADAPKGLF, from the coding sequence ATGATCAACCACGACGTCCGCGTCTACCGTTCCGAAGAAAACCTGCAGCGCCAGGACCAGCTCGCCTGGAAGATGGCCGAGGTCGCCACCGACACCGTGGCCATCGACCCCGAGGTGGAGGAGATGGTCATCAACCGGATCATCGACAACGCCTCGGTGGCCATCGCCTCCCTGAACCGCGGACCGATCGTCGCCGCCCGTGCACAGGCCCTGACCCACGCACCCACGTCCGGCGGACAGGGAGCCTCCGTCTTCGGCATCACCGAGAAGGTCTCTCCGGAATGGGCCGCCTGGGCCAACGGCGTGGCCGTGCGCGAGCTGGACTACCATGACACCTTCTTGGCCGCCGAGTACTCCCACCCCGGGGACAACATCCCGCCGATCCTGGCGGTCGCCCAGCACAGCGGTGCCAGCGGCGCCGACCTGATCCGGGGCATCGCCACCGGCTACGAGCTCCAGGTGGACCTGGTCAAGGCCATCTGCCTGCACGCCCACAAGATCGACCATGTGGCCCACCTCGGCCCCTCCGCCTCGGCCGGCATCGGGACCCTGCTGGGCCTGGACACCGAGACGATCTTCCAGGCCATTGGCCAGGGCCTGCACACGACGACGGCGACCCGCCAGTCCCGCAAGGGCGAGATCTCCACGTGGAAGGCCCACGCCCCGGCCTTCGCCGGCAAGATGGCCGTCGAATCCGCCGACCGTGCCATGCGCGGCCAGACCTCGCCCGTGCCGATCTATGAGGGCGAGGACGGGGTCATCGCCTGGATGCTGGACGGACCGGACGCGCAGTACACGGTGCCCCTGCCGGAGCCCGGAGAGGCCAAGCGCGCCATCCTGGACACCTACACCAAGGAGCACTCCGCGGAGTACCAAGCCCAGGCCTGGATCGACCTGGCTCGCAAGCTGTACGGCGAGCACCCCGAGCTGGCCGATCCCGCCAACGTCGCCTCGATCGTCATCCACACCTCGCACCACACGCACTACGTGATCGGCTCCGGCGCGAACGACCCGCAGAAGTACGACCCGAAGGCCTCCCGCGAGACCCTCGACCACTCCATCCCGTACATCTTCACGGTGGCCCTGCAGGACGGCGCGTGGCACCACGTGGACTCCTACTCCCCGGAGCGGGCCGGACGGCCGGACACTGTGGAGCTGTGGCACAAGGTCACCACCGAGGAGGACCAGGAGTGGACCCGTCGGTACCACTCCCTGGACATCTCGGAGAAGGCCTTCGGCGGCCGGGTCGTCATCACCACCGCCTCCGGCGAGACCATCACGGACGAGATCGCCGTGGCCGATGCCCACCCGCTGGGCGCCCGCCCGTTTGCCCGGGAGCAGTACATCCACAAATTCCGCACCCTCGCCGAGGGCCTCGTGTCCCCCGAGGAGATCGAGCGCTTCCTCGACGCCGCCCAGCGCACCGCGTCCCTCGGCGCCGGCGAGCTGGACCAGCTGAACATCACCGCGGCCCCCGGCGTCATCGACCTGGCCGATGCCCCGAAGGGACTCTTCTGA
- a CDS encoding GntR family transcriptional regulator, with protein MRASERAYRTLRQEIIEGQLPPGSILGEVEQSARLGLSRTPLREAIGRLVSEGLAAPSSGRGTVVTEVSLDEADDLFDLRTVLEGLAARRAAVHADPEVFAQLAAHFESAVEPLRRGEDPESYYELTTELDAAVDAACANAYLAQHLRSLRVHLARLRRFSRNDPARLAASATEHASIARALADRNPELAAATTTLHLHHALAHLQSHQPIGTQTHQAHQNRQTGPAEPAGTTPDHPTSTLERTP; from the coding sequence GTGAGAGCCAGTGAACGTGCCTACCGGACGCTGCGGCAGGAGATCATCGAAGGTCAGCTGCCTCCCGGGTCGATCCTGGGCGAGGTCGAGCAGTCGGCCCGCCTGGGCCTGTCCCGCACGCCGTTGCGCGAGGCCATCGGACGCCTGGTCTCCGAAGGTCTGGCCGCCCCCTCCAGCGGGCGCGGGACCGTGGTCACGGAGGTCTCCCTGGACGAGGCCGACGACCTGTTCGACCTGCGCACGGTGCTCGAGGGGCTGGCCGCACGTCGGGCGGCCGTGCACGCCGACCCGGAGGTCTTCGCTCAACTGGCCGCACACTTCGAGTCCGCCGTGGAACCACTGCGCCGCGGAGAGGATCCGGAGTCCTACTACGAGTTGACCACGGAGCTGGACGCCGCAGTGGATGCCGCCTGTGCCAACGCCTACCTGGCCCAGCACCTGCGGTCCCTGCGCGTTCACCTCGCGCGGCTGCGCCGCTTCTCCCGGAACGACCCGGCGCGGCTGGCGGCCTCGGCCACGGAGCATGCCTCCATCGCCCGGGCCCTGGCCGATCGGAACCCCGAACTGGCCGCCGCGACCACCACCCTGCACCTGCACCACGCCCTGGCACACCTGCAGTCACACCAGCCCATCGGCACCCAGACCCACCAGGCCCACCAGAACCGCCAGACCGGACCGGCCGAACCGGCCGGAACCACCCCCGACCACCCCACATCCACCTTGGAGAGGACCCCATGA
- a CDS encoding ParA family protein, with translation MITGDPVIGPTGRPKHEFPEPVQLETHGPARVISMVNQKGGVGKTTSTINLGAALASYGRRVLMVDFDPQGALSAGLGVSPHELDTTVYNVMMERSVTARDAIVETEFEGIDLLPANIDLSAAEVQLVNEVAREQVLERSLRQVRDDYDVILVDCQPSLGLLTVNALTASHGVIIPLTAEFFALRAVALLVETIEKIQDRINPDLEIDGVLATMFDARTLHSKEVVSRLVEAFGDRVFETVIKRSIKFADATVAAEPMTTFAQNHEGAKAYRTLARELIWRGGAP, from the coding sequence ATGATCACCGGTGACCCGGTCATCGGACCCACGGGACGGCCCAAGCATGAATTCCCGGAGCCGGTGCAGTTGGAAACCCACGGTCCAGCGCGCGTGATCTCCATGGTCAACCAGAAGGGCGGGGTCGGCAAGACGACCTCCACCATCAACCTCGGTGCCGCTTTGGCCAGCTACGGCCGGCGAGTGCTCATGGTCGACTTCGACCCCCAGGGAGCCCTCTCCGCCGGCCTCGGGGTCAGCCCTCATGAACTCGACACCACCGTGTACAACGTCATGATGGAACGGTCCGTCACCGCCCGGGATGCCATCGTGGAGACCGAGTTCGAGGGCATCGACCTCCTGCCGGCCAACATCGATCTCTCGGCGGCGGAGGTCCAGCTCGTGAACGAGGTGGCCCGGGAACAGGTCCTGGAACGGTCCCTGCGCCAGGTCCGAGACGACTATGACGTCATCCTCGTGGACTGCCAGCCGTCCCTGGGCCTGCTGACCGTCAACGCCCTGACCGCCTCCCACGGCGTGATCATCCCGCTGACCGCCGAGTTCTTCGCCCTGCGCGCCGTGGCGCTGCTCGTGGAGACGATCGAGAAGATCCAGGACCGCATCAACCCGGACCTCGAGATCGACGGCGTGCTGGCCACCATGTTCGATGCCCGGACCCTCCACTCGAAAGAGGTCGTCAGCCGCCTCGTCGAGGCCTTCGGTGACCGGGTCTTCGAGACCGTGATCAAACGCTCCATCAAGTTCGCCGATGCCACCGTGGCCGCCGAACCCATGACCACGTTCGCCCAGAACCATGAGGGCGCCAAGGCCTACCGCACACTGGCCCGCGAACTGATCTGGCGCGGCGGGGCGCCGTGA
- a CDS encoding cation:dicarboxylate symporter family transporter produces MPAKPAKKKDRTHWLYILVIASVILGAAVGLMFPEFGKSLKPLGDGFVSLIKMMIGPVIFCTIVLGIGSIAKAATVGKVGGLALLYFMAMSTFALGLGLVVGNLVHPGEGLALTPYDPDAAQADLDPTVAFLLDIIPGSVPVLPVLFVALLVGFALQGMGESGKPLLKGLTLIQGVVFRILMMIMWIAPVGAFGAIAAVVGSTGWSAIGAMALLMGAFYATCVVFIVVVLGTLLRLVTGVSIFKLMKYLGREYLLIFATSSSESALPRLIAKMEHAGVHKSVVGVTVPTGYSFNLDGTAIYLTMAALFVSNAMGLEMSLGEQIGLLVFMIIASKGAAGVTGAGLATLAAGLQAHQPQLLGGMGVIVGIDKFMSEARALTNFTGNAVATMLIGKWVGEFDPVKADNVLSGRDKFDEEMVVGHGLGDYSDDRSAERSAERGQPGAGQGAPESGNQGRPFDPLESPTAAEQAFEGHPESSLNVVGSAPQR; encoded by the coding sequence ATGCCGGCCAAGCCGGCGAAGAAGAAGGACCGCACACACTGGCTGTACATCCTGGTGATCGCCTCGGTGATCCTGGGGGCCGCCGTCGGGCTGATGTTCCCGGAGTTCGGCAAGTCCCTCAAGCCGCTGGGCGACGGCTTCGTCTCGCTCATCAAGATGATGATCGGCCCGGTCATCTTCTGCACCATCGTGCTCGGCATCGGGTCCATCGCGAAGGCCGCCACCGTGGGCAAGGTGGGCGGCCTGGCGCTGCTGTACTTCATGGCCATGTCCACCTTCGCCCTGGGCCTCGGACTCGTGGTCGGCAACCTCGTCCACCCGGGTGAGGGCCTGGCCCTGACCCCCTACGATCCTGACGCCGCCCAGGCGGACCTGGATCCGACCGTCGCGTTCCTGCTGGACATCATCCCAGGGTCGGTGCCGGTGCTGCCGGTGCTGTTCGTCGCCCTGCTGGTGGGCTTTGCCCTCCAGGGCATGGGTGAGTCCGGAAAGCCGCTGCTCAAGGGCCTCACCCTGATCCAGGGTGTGGTGTTCCGCATCCTCATGATGATCATGTGGATCGCGCCGGTCGGCGCCTTCGGTGCCATCGCCGCCGTCGTGGGCTCCACCGGTTGGTCCGCCATCGGTGCCATGGCCCTGCTGATGGGCGCCTTCTATGCCACCTGCGTCGTGTTCATCGTGGTGGTGCTCGGCACCCTGCTCCGCCTCGTCACCGGCGTGAGCATCTTCAAGCTGATGAAGTACCTGGGCCGCGAGTACCTGCTCATCTTCGCGACCTCCTCCTCTGAGTCCGCCCTGCCGCGCCTGATCGCCAAGATGGAGCACGCCGGCGTGCACAAGTCCGTGGTGGGCGTCACCGTGCCCACCGGGTACTCCTTCAACCTGGACGGGACGGCCATCTATCTCACCATGGCGGCCCTGTTCGTCTCCAACGCCATGGGCCTGGAGATGAGCCTCGGCGAGCAGATCGGCCTGCTGGTGTTCATGATCATCGCTTCCAAGGGCGCCGCCGGTGTCACCGGCGCCGGCCTGGCCACCCTGGCTGCAGGTCTCCAGGCACACCAGCCGCAGCTGCTCGGCGGCATGGGCGTGATCGTGGGCATCGACAAGTTCATGTCCGAGGCCCGCGCCCTGACCAACTTCACCGGCAATGCCGTGGCCACCATGCTCATCGGCAAGTGGGTCGGAGAATTCGACCCGGTCAAGGCTGACAACGTGCTTTCCGGGCGGGACAAGTTCGACGAGGAGATGGTGGTCGGGCATGGCCTGGGCGACTACTCCGACGATCGTTCTGCCGAGCGCTCCGCGGAACGTGGGCAGCCAGGCGCCGGTCAGGGTGCACCCGAGTCCGGGAACCAGGGGCGCCCCTTCGACCCGCTCGAGTCGCCGACCGCTGCCGAGCAGGCCTTCGAGGGCCACCCGGAGTCCAGCCTCAACGTGGTCGGCTCGGCCCCGCAGCGTTGA
- a CDS encoding AMP-binding protein produces MSSTSSMREPTPPSEPSAPSESYESIYRRSIEDPEGFWLEAAGAIDWTEPPTRALDDAEAPIYRWFPGARLNTAVNCLDRHVAAGHGERTAIIYDSAVLGTVEHITYADLTDRVSRFAGVLVSLGVGRGDRVVIYLPMTPEAHVAMLACARIGAVHSVVFGGFAARELAARIDDAKPTAIVTSSGGIEPNRRVEYLPAVAEAVALAQHRVEAVVAKHREGFETSLEWARASVRDGVGNEAGNASEAGTRWIDWDEAAAEAQPAAPVDVAATDPLYILYTSGTTGSPKGVVRDHGGHAVALAWTMANIYDVGPGQTMFTASDVGWVVGHSYIVYAPLLVGATTVLYEGKPVGTPDAGAFWRVAAQHGVRSLFTAPTALRAIRKVDPEGALAGDHDLSALQTLFAAGERLDPETQGWIGDLLGVPIVDNWWQTETGWPIGANPVGLEALPIKTGSCTRPTPGYAVEILDGSGQPVEAGIEGNICLRLPLPPGTLTTLWGNDQRFIDSYLSAFEGYYATGDSGLVDEEGYLFVMGRTDDVINVAGHRLSTGALEQALAAHPAVAECAVIGLADPLKGQRASGYVVLKSGVEVEGAAGMEELLAELRATVRTSVGAVADFKQVAVVDALPKTRSGKILRKTMRQMADGEEYVVPSTIEDRSVLDALAPTLRTGP; encoded by the coding sequence ATGTCCTCAACGTCCTCAATGCGTGAGCCCACCCCGCCCTCCGAGCCCTCTGCACCCTCAGAGTCGTACGAGTCCATCTACCGCAGGTCCATCGAGGACCCGGAAGGATTCTGGCTGGAGGCCGCCGGTGCCATCGATTGGACCGAGCCGCCCACCCGAGCTCTGGACGACGCGGAGGCCCCGATCTACCGGTGGTTCCCCGGGGCCCGGTTGAACACGGCGGTGAACTGTCTGGACCGGCACGTGGCGGCCGGCCACGGCGAGCGCACCGCGATCATCTATGACTCGGCGGTGCTCGGCACCGTGGAGCACATCACCTACGCGGACCTGACTGACCGGGTGTCCCGCTTCGCGGGGGTACTGGTGTCCCTGGGCGTCGGCCGGGGGGACCGTGTGGTCATCTACCTGCCGATGACGCCGGAGGCGCACGTCGCCATGCTGGCCTGCGCCCGGATCGGTGCGGTGCACTCCGTGGTGTTCGGCGGATTCGCGGCCCGGGAGCTGGCGGCGCGCATCGATGACGCAAAGCCGACGGCGATCGTGACCTCCTCCGGGGGCATCGAGCCGAATCGGCGGGTGGAGTACCTGCCCGCGGTGGCCGAGGCCGTGGCCCTGGCGCAGCATCGGGTCGAGGCTGTGGTGGCCAAGCACCGCGAGGGTTTCGAGACCAGCTTGGAGTGGGCGCGGGCCAGTGTGCGGGACGGCGTCGGGAATGAGGCCGGGAACGCATCCGAGGCTGGAACCCGGTGGATCGACTGGGACGAGGCCGCGGCCGAGGCCCAGCCGGCGGCGCCCGTGGACGTGGCCGCCACGGATCCGCTGTACATCCTCTACACGTCAGGGACCACCGGCTCGCCCAAGGGCGTGGTCCGGGACCATGGCGGGCATGCGGTCGCCTTGGCCTGGACCATGGCGAACATCTACGACGTCGGTCCCGGGCAGACGATGTTCACCGCCTCGGACGTCGGCTGGGTGGTGGGGCACTCCTATATCGTCTACGCGCCGCTGCTGGTCGGGGCCACCACCGTGCTCTACGAGGGCAAGCCCGTAGGGACCCCGGACGCCGGGGCGTTCTGGCGGGTGGCCGCCCAGCACGGGGTGCGCTCACTGTTCACGGCACCGACCGCCCTGCGGGCCATCCGCAAGGTGGACCCGGAAGGAGCCCTGGCCGGGGACCATGATTTGTCGGCCCTCCAGACGCTGTTCGCGGCGGGGGAACGTCTGGATCCGGAGACCCAGGGCTGGATCGGTGACCTGCTGGGGGTGCCGATCGTGGACAACTGGTGGCAGACCGAGACGGGCTGGCCGATCGGCGCCAACCCAGTGGGACTGGAGGCCCTGCCCATCAAGACCGGCTCCTGCACCCGGCCCACTCCGGGCTACGCGGTGGAGATCCTGGACGGGAGCGGGCAACCCGTGGAGGCCGGGATCGAGGGCAACATCTGTCTCCGGTTGCCCCTGCCGCCGGGGACCCTGACCACGTTGTGGGGCAACGACCAGCGCTTCATCGACTCCTACCTCAGCGCCTTCGAGGGGTACTACGCCACGGGCGACTCGGGGCTGGTGGACGAGGAGGGCTACCTCTTCGTGATGGGCCGGACGGACGACGTCATCAACGTGGCCGGCCACCGGCTCTCCACGGGCGCCCTCGAGCAGGCGCTCGCCGCCCACCCGGCGGTGGCCGAGTGCGCGGTGATCGGATTGGCGGACCCGCTCAAGGGCCAGCGGGCCTCCGGCTACGTGGTGCTCAAATCCGGGGTGGAGGTCGAGGGTGCCGCCGGGATGGAGGAGCTGCTGGCCGAGCTGCGCGCCACCGTCCGCACTTCGGTGGGCGCCGTGGCCGACTTCAAGCAGGTGGCTGTGGTGGACGCGCTGCCGAAGACCCGGTCCGGGAAGATCCTGCGCAAGACCATGCGGCAGATGGCCGATGGCGAGGAGTACGTGGTGCCCTCCACCATCGAGGACCGTTCCGTGCTCGACGCCCTCGCGCCGACCCTCCGCACCGGCCCGTAG
- a CDS encoding sensor histidine kinase — MDERRLRSRHDTSRASRRPWSIARRLAVAQLLGLLVLTVALVAVSYQQTKRTVYGLERDNVLSTARLIADEERIRDGFLSADPSTALQPLTTELAAQAQVDWVTFFGTDYARVAHRDPAQNGTRYPDDLSAVLVGRDQVDTVATGPAGLSLRALVPVLSSDTPGAEVVGIVGVGHRVSELDIAATAQIPRILLGMGLVAALGLAGSIALGRYIRRTTHGLGPEELAHRFTVLDTALHNINEGMVLVSGTGELSLYNDRAAVLLGLPPFGHRPDHTPGTVSLTDLDLPRPLAGLLESGRDTQDELFAVPGRILVVNQHRTRPAGPPARLRTPVAWRRGRRQPAPAGTDGGTVVTLYDRTEVQEMNRELESTRSLTDALRAQTHEHGNRLHTVLSLVELGRIDQARDLLASGVAAGTAQPGPLDPTGEPAVQALLAAKAAQARERGVRMDYRIEVDSPTGFSAQDLVTILGNLVDNAIDAAAEPARPAEDRWVEAEAHTDAGWLVLQVADGGSGPSPEDRGHVFDLGFSTKPAGSAGRGIGLALVRQTALSLGGDVELALDSGTVFTVELPLPADVVHPPRRPADNTPPTRTEGDHHDR; from the coding sequence GTGGACGAGCGACGCCTGCGCTCCCGCCACGACACGTCCAGAGCCTCCCGGCGTCCGTGGAGCATCGCCCGTCGGCTGGCGGTGGCCCAGTTGCTCGGCCTCCTGGTGCTCACCGTCGCCCTGGTGGCCGTCAGCTACCAGCAGACCAAGCGGACCGTCTACGGGCTGGAGCGGGACAATGTGCTCTCCACGGCGCGCCTGATCGCGGACGAGGAGCGGATCCGTGACGGCTTCCTGTCTGCCGACCCCAGCACGGCACTCCAACCGCTCACCACCGAGTTGGCCGCACAGGCCCAGGTGGACTGGGTGACGTTCTTCGGCACCGACTACGCCCGGGTCGCCCACCGGGACCCGGCCCAGAACGGCACCCGGTACCCGGACGACCTCTCTGCCGTCCTGGTTGGCCGGGACCAGGTCGACACGGTGGCCACCGGGCCCGCCGGCCTCTCCCTCCGCGCCCTGGTCCCCGTCCTGTCCTCGGATACCCCCGGGGCCGAGGTGGTCGGCATTGTCGGCGTGGGCCACCGCGTCTCCGAACTGGACATCGCGGCGACCGCCCAGATCCCGCGCATCCTGCTGGGCATGGGACTCGTCGCCGCCCTCGGGCTGGCCGGCTCCATCGCCCTGGGCCGCTATATCCGCCGGACCACCCACGGGCTCGGCCCGGAGGAGCTGGCCCATCGGTTCACTGTGCTGGACACCGCCCTGCACAACATCAACGAGGGCATGGTGCTGGTCTCCGGCACCGGCGAGCTGAGCCTGTACAACGACCGCGCGGCCGTCCTGCTCGGCCTCCCGCCCTTCGGCCACCGGCCAGACCACACACCGGGGACCGTCTCGCTCACGGATCTCGACCTGCCACGCCCACTGGCCGGACTGCTGGAGTCCGGCCGGGATACCCAGGACGAGCTGTTCGCCGTCCCCGGCCGCATCCTGGTGGTCAACCAGCACCGCACCCGCCCGGCCGGCCCACCGGCGCGGCTCCGGACACCGGTTGCGTGGCGGCGTGGACGGAGACAGCCGGCCCCGGCCGGCACCGACGGGGGCACGGTGGTGACGTTGTACGACCGCACGGAGGTGCAGGAGATGAACCGAGAGCTGGAGAGCACCCGGTCCCTGACCGATGCCCTGCGTGCCCAGACACATGAGCACGGCAACCGGTTGCACACGGTGCTGTCCCTCGTGGAACTGGGCCGAATCGATCAGGCTCGCGACCTGTTGGCCTCCGGTGTGGCGGCCGGCACCGCCCAACCGGGCCCGCTGGATCCCACCGGCGAACCGGCGGTACAGGCCCTGCTGGCGGCCAAGGCCGCCCAGGCCCGCGAGCGCGGGGTGCGGATGGACTACCGGATCGAGGTGGACTCCCCCACCGGATTCTCCGCACAGGATCTGGTGACGATCCTCGGCAACCTGGTGGACAACGCGATCGACGCGGCAGCGGAGCCAGCACGGCCGGCGGAGGACCGCTGGGTGGAGGCGGAGGCCCACACCGACGCCGGCTGGCTGGTCCTGCAGGTGGCCGACGGCGGTTCCGGCCCCTCCCCGGAGGACCGCGGACACGTGTTCGACCTGGGTTTCTCCACCAAGCCCGCAGGTTCCGCCGGCCGGGGCATCGGCCTCGCCCTGGTCCGGCAGACGGCGCTCTCGCTGGGCGGGGACGTGGAGCTGGCCCTGGATTCCGGCACCGTGTTCACCGTGGAGCTGCCCCTGCCGGCGGACGTCGTCCACCCACCACGGCGGCCGGCGGACAACACGCCACCCACGAGGACGGAAGGAGACCATCATGACCGGTGA
- a CDS encoding response regulator, whose translation MTGERVLIVEDEVLAADTYGEYLAQAGGYRQVHLSPTLADAVRFLSTQWREHGSFGVDLVLLDMNLPDGHGLEVLRRMRSAGFAGAVVAMTAATDVPTIRQAMALGVVQYLVKPFGYPEFAERLRAARELSTGLAGTGSVRSQAEVDRAFRHRGSTGPAALPKGLTEGTLDAIVDLLRSAPAAVTGPAPDSGSSSGNSSGSGPSEAGPAAGRSAGEVGAAVGTSRVTARRYLEHLFRQGLVDRSPRYGTPGRPENEYRWSGRGPTPG comes from the coding sequence ATGACCGGTGAGCGCGTGCTGATCGTGGAGGACGAGGTCCTGGCGGCAGACACCTACGGGGAGTACCTGGCCCAGGCCGGCGGCTACCGGCAGGTGCATCTCTCCCCCACCCTGGCCGACGCGGTGCGGTTCCTGTCCACCCAGTGGCGCGAACACGGCTCTTTCGGCGTGGACCTGGTGCTGCTGGACATGAACCTTCCGGACGGACACGGCTTGGAGGTGCTCCGCCGGATGCGATCGGCGGGATTCGCCGGGGCAGTGGTGGCCATGACCGCGGCCACCGACGTACCCACCATCCGCCAGGCCATGGCCCTGGGCGTGGTCCAGTACCTGGTGAAGCCCTTCGGCTATCCCGAATTCGCCGAACGCCTGCGAGCGGCACGGGAGTTGTCCACCGGCCTCGCCGGAACCGGGTCGGTCCGCAGCCAGGCGGAAGTGGACCGGGCGTTCCGCCATCGCGGCAGCACCGGCCCGGCCGCCCTGCCCAAGGGGCTGACCGAGGGCACCCTCGACGCCATCGTGGATCTGCTCCGCTCCGCCCCGGCTGCGGTCACCGGGCCTGCCCCGGACTCCGGCAGCAGCTCCGGCAACAGCTCAGGCAGCGGGCCCTCCGAGGCCGGCCCGGCGGCCGGACGCAGCGCCGGTGAGGTGGGGGCCGCCGTCGGGACGTCCCGGGTGACGGCACGGCGCTACCTGGAGCACCTCTTCCGGCAGGGACTGGTGGACCGCTCGCCCCGCTACGGCACGCCGGGACGGCCGGAGAACGAGTACCGCTGGTCCGGTCGCGGCCCCACGCCCGGATAG